A window of the Sphingobium sp. CAP-1 genome harbors these coding sequences:
- a CDS encoding right-handed parallel beta-helix repeat-containing protein, which produces MIIALFAASAMTATPVTAQRVVDTARPGAMIRLAPGDYGRLTIKNRQWKQPITIDAKAATLKLAIIQSDGVILRGGTFSGAMGAGGEGYAILLRQARRISFESPTMRASMRGLVIDRSSDVRVTRATITDMRIDGINIASSQRVTVTDSSCSNFDTGEAHPDCIQMWSRPDRGITQDVTLLRNRSVGKMQGFTGFNHVRNGVNDGGFDRITIKDSFVAGEDAPRGIFLGDCRDCVVTGNRAQTLPGARWMETISVENCTRCTVNDNQNGDRPARRPPTTTVPDKDRRR; this is translated from the coding sequence ATGATTATTGCTCTGTTTGCGGCATCGGCGATGACAGCGACGCCCGTGACGGCGCAAAGGGTGGTCGACACGGCCCGTCCCGGCGCCATGATCCGGCTGGCGCCAGGCGATTATGGCCGCCTGACGATCAAGAACAGGCAGTGGAAGCAGCCGATCACCATCGACGCAAAGGCGGCGACGCTGAAACTGGCGATCATCCAGTCGGATGGGGTCATTCTGCGCGGCGGCACTTTTTCCGGCGCGATGGGCGCAGGCGGGGAGGGATATGCCATCCTTCTCCGCCAGGCGCGGCGCATCAGTTTCGAAAGTCCGACCATGCGGGCGTCGATGCGGGGGCTGGTGATTGACCGATCCAGCGACGTGCGGGTGACACGGGCGACGATCACGGACATGCGGATCGACGGCATCAATATCGCATCATCGCAGCGCGTCACCGTGACGGATAGCAGTTGTTCCAACTTCGATACCGGCGAAGCGCATCCCGACTGCATCCAGATGTGGTCGCGCCCGGACCGGGGCATCACCCAGGATGTGACGTTGTTGCGCAATCGTTCCGTCGGCAAGATGCAGGGCTTCACCGGCTTCAATCATGTTCGCAATGGCGTGAACGATGGCGGGTTCGACCGGATAACGATCAAGGACAGTTTCGTCGCAGGCGAAGATGCCCCCAGAGGGATTTTCCTCGGCGATTGTCGCGACTGTGTTGTAACGGGCAATCGGGCGCAAACCCTGCCGGGCGCGCGCTGGATGGAAACCATCTCGGTTGAAAATTGCACGCGTTGCACGGTGAATGACAATCAGAACGGCGACCGGCCCGCCCGGCGTCCGCCCACGACGACGGTCCCCGACAAGGACAGGCGGCGATAG